From the Caviibacter abscessus genome, one window contains:
- the cmk gene encoding (d)CMP kinase — protein MIIAIDGPSGSGKSSIAKIIAKKLNIQHLDTGAMYRLLALKLIKENKEFDKSILENLNILIKGNIFYLDGIDVSEEIRENEVSKKASDISKIKEVREYMVSLQRKIAGEQDIILDGRDIGTIVFPDAKVKIFLTASLEQRAKRRHLEDKNIGYEKILYDMKKRDEQDSTRQNSPLKVADDAIVLDTTKMDIDEVTKKIIEIVEKKKNE, from the coding sequence ATGATTATAGCAATAGATGGTCCATCAGGTTCTGGTAAAAGCAGTATAGCGAAAATAATAGCAAAAAAATTAAATATACAGCATCTTGATACAGGAGCAATGTATAGATTACTAGCCTTAAAATTAATAAAAGAAAATAAAGAATTTGATAAAAGTATTTTAGAAAATTTAAATATTTTAATAAAAGGAAATATTTTTTATCTTGATGGTATTGATGTATCTGAAGAAATTAGAGAAAATGAAGTTTCAAAAAAAGCATCAGATATTTCAAAAATTAAAGAAGTAAGAGAGTACATGGTATCTTTACAAAGAAAAATTGCAGGAGAGCAAGATATCATATTAGATGGTAGAGATATAGGAACAATAGTTTTTCCTGATGCTAAAGTAAAAATCTTTTTAACTGCTTCTTTAGAACAGAGAGCAAAAAGAAGACATTTAGAAGATAAAAATATAGGTTATGAAAAAATTTTATATGATATGAAGAAAAGAGATGAACAGGACTCAACTAGACAAAATTCACCACTTAAAGTGGCAGATGATGCAATAGTTTTAGACACTACAAAAATGGATATTGATGAAGTAACTAAAAAAATTATTGAAATAGTTGAAAAAAAGAAAAATGAGTAG
- a CDS encoding TIGR00282 family metallophosphoesterase yields MKFLMIGDVVGEPGRDMLYKFLEKRKHNYDFIIVNGENAASGFGITPNIAKQFLNKGVDVITLGNHTYDRKEVFSYLDEEKKIIRPHNFHKALPGHGYVIVNKNNVKVGVINIQGKIFMQPIACPFLAIDELAPKLREQVDILIVDFHAEATSEKQAMGWNLAGIASVIYGTHTHTQTADEKILYGKTGYITDLGMTGGNDGVLGMNKRESIKRFKEGYAPRYVPCEENLRINGIEVIIDEKTGYCKEIKRINLGYDEV; encoded by the coding sequence ATGAAATTTTTAATGATAGGGGATGTAGTTGGTGAACCAGGGAGAGATATGCTTTATAAGTTTTTAGAAAAAAGAAAGCATAATTATGATTTTATAATCGTAAATGGTGAAAATGCAGCATCAGGATTTGGAATAACCCCTAATATTGCAAAACAATTTTTAAATAAAGGTGTAGATGTAATAACTTTAGGAAATCATACATATGACAGAAAAGAAGTATTTTCATACCTTGATGAAGAGAAGAAAATAATAAGACCACATAATTTTCATAAGGCACTACCTGGACATGGATATGTAATAGTTAATAAAAATAATGTTAAAGTAGGTGTGATAAATATACAAGGTAAAATTTTTATGCAGCCTATAGCTTGTCCATTTCTTGCAATAGATGAATTAGCTCCTAAATTACGGGAACAAGTGGATATATTAATAGTAGATTTTCATGCGGAAGCAACATCTGAAAAACAAGCAATGGGTTGGAATTTAGCAGGAATAGCTTCAGTTATTTATGGAACACATACACATACGCAAACAGCAGATGAAAAGATACTTTACGGGAAAACAGGATATATTACTGATTTAGGTATGACGGGTGGAAATGATGGTGTTTTAGGTATGAACAAACGTGAAAGTATAAAAAGATTTAAAGAAGGTTATGCACCTAGATATGTTCCATGTGAAGAAAACCTTAGAATTAATGGTATCGAAGTTATTATTGATGAAAAAACAGGATATTGTAAAGAAATAAAAAGAATAAATTTAGGATATGACGAAGTATGA
- a CDS encoding DeoR/GlpR family DNA-binding transcription regulator, which yields MIKIQRQNKILKYLSINGTISISSLSKEFNCSEETIRNDLKQLELISKLKRTHGGAYIEDTHDRGIPNDIKENLMLDEKRYIAELAIKYIKNNNTIMLDSSTTCIELVKKILETDLYITIITNSLQISNLCINSQNIKIILVAGKLNKKTKSLTGHLTTQVLELFKPDISFISFPTIDKKQGFGDNTIEELTIRNAMLSNSRKNIILLDNTKFRDNSSVIFTPVKNIDIVITDKKISTEWKSFFENLKIEVIF from the coding sequence ATGATTAAAATACAACGACAAAACAAGATATTAAAATATTTATCTATAAACGGGACTATTTCTATATCTTCATTATCAAAAGAATTTAACTGTAGTGAAGAAACTATAAGAAATGATTTAAAACAACTTGAGTTAATCAGTAAACTTAAACGTACTCATGGCGGAGCATATATAGAAGACACTCATGACAGAGGTATTCCAAATGATATAAAGGAAAATCTTATGTTAGATGAAAAAAGATACATAGCAGAGCTTGCTATAAAGTACATAAAAAATAACAATACAATTATGCTTGATTCAAGTACAACATGTATAGAACTTGTAAAAAAAATACTTGAAACTGATTTATACATCACTATAATTACAAACTCTTTACAAATATCAAATTTATGTATAAATTCTCAAAATATAAAAATAATACTTGTTGCAGGAAAATTAAATAAAAAAACAAAATCATTGACAGGACATTTAACTACACAGGTTTTAGAACTTTTCAAACCAGATATTTCATTTATAAGTTTTCCTACCATAGATAAAAAACAAGGTTTCGGTGATAACACAATTGAAGAATTGACAATAAGAAATGCAATGTTATCTAATTCAAGAAAGAATATAATACTTTTAGATAATACAAAATTTAGAGATAATTCATCAGTAATCTTTACACCCGTTAAAAATATTGACATAGTTATTACAGATAAAAAAATAAGTACTGAATGGAAAAGTTTTTTTGAAAATTTAAAAATTGAAGTTATTTTTTAA
- the rny gene encoding ribonuclease Y — translation MNIYIIVAIIFVLLLSAFIIVLLYTRKTYIEKFGELSELELKIMDIKRRFDVTKKEVEREVEAYRKEETLKVKEQLLNTKREADEEIKLMKSEISQKEARLVKKEENLDLKYQKLEEKEQKVDEQKVKLKVKEEELSELITKQEKELEKIAELTIEEARDIILNKLDNELDHDKAVKIKEFEYNLDREKDKISKRVLSTAMNKAAADFIVDASITVVELPSEEMKGRIIGKEGRNIRAIEAATGVDLIIDDTPEAVVLSSFDGVRREVAKIALEKLIQDGRIHPTKIEELVEKAAAEVEQSMFEAAERAILEVGIPTLPKEVLKVLGRLKYRTSFGQNVLQHCIEVAHIAGAIAAEIGANVDNAKRAGLFHDIGKAFSHEQEGSHAINGAEFLRKFSKENEIVINAVESHHNEVEQMSVEAVILQAADAMSASRPGARRETLANYIKRLEQLEEIANSHEGIENSYAIQAGRELRLIVSPDKIDDDKAIILSRDIAKEIEEKMQYPGQIKVTVVRETRAVEYAK, via the coding sequence ATGAATATTTACATTATAGTAGCTATTATTTTTGTACTTTTACTATCTGCTTTCATAATAGTATTATTATATACTAGAAAAACATATATAGAAAAGTTCGGAGAACTAAGTGAATTAGAACTAAAAATTATGGACATTAAAAGACGTTTTGATGTAACTAAAAAAGAAGTTGAAAGAGAAGTAGAAGCATACAGAAAAGAAGAAACCTTAAAAGTTAAGGAACAGCTACTAAATACTAAAAGAGAAGCAGACGAAGAAATAAAGCTTATGAAAAGTGAGATTTCTCAAAAAGAAGCAAGACTTGTTAAAAAAGAAGAAAACCTTGATTTAAAATATCAAAAATTAGAAGAAAAAGAACAAAAGGTTGATGAACAAAAAGTAAAACTAAAAGTTAAAGAAGAAGAATTAAGCGAACTTATAACTAAACAAGAAAAAGAATTGGAAAAAATAGCAGAACTTACAATTGAAGAAGCCAGAGATATAATACTAAATAAACTTGACAATGAATTGGATCATGATAAAGCGGTAAAAATAAAAGAATTTGAATATAACTTAGATAGAGAAAAAGATAAAATATCAAAAAGAGTTTTATCTACAGCGATGAATAAAGCGGCAGCAGATTTTATTGTTGATGCAAGTATAACTGTTGTTGAACTTCCAAGTGAAGAAATGAAAGGTAGAATAATAGGGAAAGAAGGACGTAATATACGTGCTATTGAAGCTGCAACAGGAGTTGACCTTATAATAGACGATACACCTGAAGCTGTTGTTTTATCATCATTTGATGGAGTAAGAAGAGAAGTTGCAAAAATTGCACTTGAAAAACTTATTCAAGATGGAAGAATACATCCAACAAAAATAGAAGAATTAGTTGAAAAAGCGGCAGCAGAAGTTGAACAAAGTATGTTTGAAGCTGCTGAGAGAGCAATACTTGAAGTTGGTATACCAACACTTCCCAAAGAAGTATTAAAAGTTTTAGGTAGATTAAAATATAGAACTTCATTTGGACAAAATGTATTACAGCATTGTATAGAAGTTGCTCATATAGCTGGAGCAATAGCAGCAGAAATAGGAGCTAATGTTGATAATGCAAAAAGAGCAGGACTATTTCATGATATAGGAAAAGCATTTTCTCATGAGCAAGAAGGTTCTCATGCTATAAACGGAGCAGAATTTTTAAGAAAATTCTCAAAAGAAAATGAAATAGTAATAAATGCAGTTGAATCACACCATAATGAAGTTGAGCAAATGAGTGTTGAAGCGGTAATATTACAAGCAGCTGATGCTATGTCTGCATCAAGACCTGGTGCAAGAAGAGAAACACTTGCAAACTATATTAAAAGACTTGAACAATTAGAAGAAATAGCAAATTCTCATGAAGGAATTGAAAACTCTTATGCAATTCAAGCAGGAAGAGAATTAAGACTTATAGTAAGTCCTGATAAAATTGATGATGATAAGGCAATAATATTATCAAGAGATATTGCAAAAGAAATAGAAGAAAAAATGCAATATCCAGGACAAATAAAAGTAACTGTAGTTAGAGAAACAAGAGCAGTAGAATATGCAAAATAA
- a CDS encoding nucleoside phosphorylase produces the protein MSKDLLPGIRLGKGDIEKRVLVCGDPFRAEMLSKKLQNVKCLAKGREYWTYYGEYKGVPINISSHGVGASGAMLSFISLIKGGACAIIRLGTCGSLNENIKAGDIVIPIAAAKEDGVSNIYVPDSFPAIADLNVVNTLIKESEKTDKNVHNGIIVTQGAFYGGIMETNTEKQAQAGAIALEMEVSALYTAGSLYNVKVGSILSVDGNALEVLNSAEDNDPDPEVLKETVEECAIIALDALIKIEI, from the coding sequence ATGTCAAAAGACTTATTACCTGGTATAAGACTTGGAAAAGGTGATATTGAAAAAAGAGTTTTAGTTTGTGGAGATCCGTTCAGAGCAGAAATGTTATCAAAAAAATTACAAAATGTAAAATGTTTAGCAAAGGGGAGAGAGTATTGGACATATTACGGTGAGTACAAAGGAGTTCCTATAAATATATCATCTCACGGTGTAGGTGCAAGTGGAGCTATGTTGTCATTTATAAGCCTTATAAAAGGTGGAGCTTGTGCTATTATTAGGCTTGGAACATGCGGTTCGTTAAATGAAAATATAAAAGCGGGAGACATTGTTATACCTATAGCAGCTGCTAAGGAAGATGGTGTATCAAATATTTATGTTCCTGATTCATTTCCTGCAATAGCAGATTTAAATGTTGTAAATACTTTGATAAAGGAATCTGAGAAAACAGATAAAAATGTTCATAATGGAATAATTGTAACACAAGGTGCATTTTACGGTGGTATAATGGAAACCAACACTGAAAAACAGGCACAAGCAGGAGCAATAGCTTTAGAAATGGAAGTTTCAGCGTTATATACAGCAGGTTCTTTATATAATGTTAAAGTAGGCTCTATACTTTCAGTTGATGGAAATGCACTGGAAGTTTTAAATTCAGCAGAAGATAATGACCCCGATCCTGAAGTTTTAAAGGAAACTGTTGAAGAATGTGCAATAATTGCACTTGATGCTCTTATTAAAATTGAAATATAA
- the alr gene encoding alanine racemase, translating to MKKRKMSRSQVIINLKNVEYNIEKIFEFVPKQKLMAVIKADAYGHGAVKIYELCIKKGIKWFGVATYKEAMQLYRKNNNTNILILSPIEKKYYKSLSKYGIHFTVSSFEDIEYINKHNLKCNIHLAYDTGMGRIGFNDNDIRKAIKLSNPKGIFTHLSVSESDDDYTKKQIEKFNNIALSSNIEFKHALNSYGSFKFAKKYTNYDLYRVGIMIYGGDDTGLFKQALSFYSRVNYVKKLDKDSFIGYGNTYKAKKNDYIATISVGYADGIRRDYSKDGKVYINGKYYKIIGNICMDQFMVLVDENVKIGDKVEIIGEHITLNEIAKAISSISYEILCSIGKRVYKKYKENNL from the coding sequence TTGAAAAAAAGAAAAATGAGTAGAAGTCAAGTTATAATCAATCTAAAAAATGTGGAATATAATATAGAAAAGATATTTGAATTTGTACCTAAGCAAAAATTAATGGCGGTTATAAAAGCAGACGCATATGGACATGGAGCCGTTAAAATATATGAGCTTTGTATAAAAAAAGGAATAAAATGGTTCGGAGTTGCTACGTACAAGGAAGCAATGCAACTATATAGAAAAAATAATAATACAAATATTTTAATACTTTCTCCAATTGAAAAAAAATATTATAAATCATTATCAAAATACGGTATTCATTTTACTGTAAGTTCATTTGAAGATATAGAGTATATAAATAAACATAATTTAAAATGTAATATACATTTAGCATATGATACTGGAATGGGAAGAATAGGATTTAATGATAATGATATAAGAAAAGCGATAAAATTATCAAATCCTAAGGGTATTTTTACTCATTTATCTGTATCTGAATCTGATGATGATTATACAAAAAAACAAATTGAAAAATTTAATAATATTGCACTTTCGAGTAATATAGAATTTAAGCATGCATTAAATAGTTATGGAAGTTTTAAATTTGCTAAAAAATATACAAACTATGACTTATATAGAGTAGGTATAATGATATATGGTGGAGATGATACAGGTCTATTTAAGCAAGCACTTAGCTTTTATTCAAGAGTAAATTATGTAAAAAAACTTGATAAAGATTCTTTTATAGGATATGGAAACACTTATAAAGCTAAGAAAAATGATTATATTGCAACAATTTCAGTTGGTTATGCAGATGGAATAAGAAGAGATTATTCAAAAGATGGAAAAGTATATATTAATGGAAAGTATTATAAAATAATAGGAAATATATGTATGGATCAATTCATGGTCTTAGTTGATGAAAATGTTAAAATTGGTGATAAAGTTGAAATTATTGGTGAACATATAACATTAAATGAAATAGCAAAAGCTATTTCAAGTATAAGTTATGAGATATTATGTTCTATAGGCAAAAGGGTATATAAGAAATATAAGGAGAATAATTTATGA
- a CDS encoding S-methyl-5-thioribose-1-phosphate isomerase, translated as MKRYDEDLPFMLKYENIAWFYEDGYVNILDRRIYPEKISFVKCTKYEEVARAIFDMVTQSAGPYTAVGMGMALAAFECKNKNKEEQIKYLEKASYILSHARPTTANRMEKITNNCLKIAKSAIYNNMDVAKAIKEETIKSLERRYMIMEKVAVYLASQIKDEDRILTQCFGETIIGMLIKVLKLQNKLNVKVYCAETRPYFQGARLTATCFSEMGFDTTVITDNMIAYAMKYEKINLFTSAADTITRQGYIANKIGTYQIAILANHFKIPYFVTGIPDDDKYDEKDIVIEMKDPKLVLGNHSYEKSKAIYPSFDITPPYLISGIVTDKGIFSSFDLNTYFKNETVKFY; from the coding sequence ATGAAAAGATATGATGAAGATTTGCCGTTTATGCTTAAATATGAAAATATTGCGTGGTTTTATGAAGACGGTTATGTAAATATATTAGATAGAAGGATTTATCCTGAAAAAATTTCTTTTGTAAAATGTACTAAATATGAAGAAGTTGCAAGGGCTATTTTTGATATGGTAACACAAAGTGCAGGACCATATACGGCAGTTGGAATGGGAATGGCTTTAGCGGCGTTTGAATGTAAGAATAAAAATAAAGAGGAACAAATAAAATACTTAGAAAAAGCAAGTTATATCTTATCACATGCAAGACCTACAACGGCAAATAGAATGGAAAAAATAACTAATAATTGCTTAAAAATAGCTAAAAGTGCGATTTATAATAATATGGACGTAGCAAAGGCTATAAAAGAAGAAACTATAAAATCACTTGAAAGAAGATATATGATAATGGAAAAAGTTGCGGTATATTTAGCAAGTCAAATAAAAGATGAAGACAGAATACTTACACAATGTTTTGGAGAAACAATAATAGGTATGCTTATTAAGGTTTTAAAGCTTCAGAATAAACTTAATGTAAAAGTTTACTGTGCAGAAACAAGACCATATTTTCAAGGTGCAAGACTAACTGCAACGTGCTTTTCTGAAATGGGTTTTGATACAACCGTAATTACTGACAATATGATAGCCTATGCTATGAAATATGAAAAAATTAATTTGTTTACTTCAGCGGCTGATACCATTACAAGACAAGGATATATTGCAAATAAGATAGGGACATATCAAATTGCAATACTTGCAAACCATTTTAAAATACCTTATTTTGTTACAGGTATACCTGATGATGACAAATATGATGAAAAAGATATAGTAATAGAAATGAAAGATCCAAAATTGGTACTTGGTAATCATTCATATGAAAAATCAAAGGCTATATATCCTTCGTTTGATATTACTCCTCCTTATCTTATCAGTGGAATTGTTACTGATAAGGGTATTTTTTCTTCTTTTGATTTAAATACATATTTTAAAAATGAAACTGTAAAATTTTACTGA
- the prmA gene encoding 50S ribosomal protein L11 methyltransferase produces MILKKVKIEYYSDNNLENKQKIIETLKDFGIFELELEEDFTMNKLDYLDNFNLKKMVWSVIFCLPNNRFFDKIVNKISVELNNKLENCVFELYVNDLDTSSYKDEWKKAFVTTKIGSKIVINPSWIDYDAQNDEIVINIDPSMAFGTGTHETTSLCIDLIEKYVKTSDDVLDIGCGSGILMLVSKKLGAKSVTGIDIDKNCFDVVNNNFEKNGIKNDYEIIIGNLVDKIENKYNLVVSNILTDVLELLLVDILKVLKKGSIVIFSGILKEKEYKILNQTQEKGLKLIDKKEKNNWVGLVFEYEG; encoded by the coding sequence ATGATACTAAAAAAAGTTAAGATAGAATATTACAGTGATAATAACTTAGAGAATAAACAAAAGATAATTGAAACATTAAAAGATTTTGGTATATTTGAATTAGAGCTAGAAGAAGATTTTACTATGAATAAGCTTGATTATCTTGATAATTTTAATTTGAAAAAAATGGTATGGTCTGTAATATTTTGTTTACCAAATAATAGATTTTTTGACAAAATTGTAAATAAAATAAGTGTTGAATTAAATAATAAGCTTGAAAATTGTGTATTTGAATTATATGTAAATGATTTAGATACAAGTTCATATAAAGATGAATGGAAAAAAGCATTTGTTACAACTAAAATTGGAAGTAAAATAGTGATAAATCCAAGTTGGATAGATTATGATGCACAAAATGATGAGATAGTAATAAATATAGATCCTTCAATGGCATTTGGTACAGGAACTCATGAAACAACATCTTTATGTATAGATTTAATAGAAAAATATGTAAAAACATCTGATGACGTACTTGATATTGGTTGTGGTTCAGGAATATTAATGTTGGTATCTAAAAAACTAGGTGCAAAAAGTGTTACGGGAATAGATATCGATAAGAATTGTTTTGATGTTGTAAATAACAATTTTGAAAAAAATGGTATAAAAAATGATTATGAAATTATTATAGGAAATCTTGTAGATAAAATTGAAAACAAGTATAATTTAGTTGTATCAAATATATTAACAGATGTTCTTGAATTATTATTAGTTGATATATTAAAGGTACTAAAAAAAGGAAGTATAGTGATATTTTCAGGAATATTAAAAGAAAAAGAATACAAAATATTAAATCAAACTCAAGAAAAAGGATTAAAATTAATTGATAAAAAAGAGAAAAATAATTGGGTTGGTTTAGTTTTTGAATATGAGGGATAA
- a CDS encoding class II aldolase/adducin family protein: MDLKELIVEAGKNLYNRGLVAGTSGNISIRNLKKKDSFFITPSGIPYNKMTPSDVVEINSNGEPYINGLKPSSEWKMHIAVYKKYSKYNAIVHTHSTFATALSVVYQNVPLILVEMKPYLGGDIKVSPFKPAGSAELGETVLPYLENRNSCILGNHGTISCGSDIDEAFLAAEYVEDAAKIYYYAKTLGDPRILDL, from the coding sequence ATGGATTTAAAAGAATTGATAGTTGAAGCTGGGAAAAATTTATATAACAGGGGATTGGTAGCAGGAACTAGTGGGAATATAAGCATAAGAAATTTAAAAAAGAAAGACAGCTTTTTTATAACACCAAGCGGGATACCATATAATAAAATGACGCCTAGTGATGTAGTTGAAATTAATTCAAATGGAGAACCGTATATTAATGGGCTTAAGCCTTCTTCTGAATGGAAAATGCACATAGCAGTTTATAAAAAATATTCTAAATATAATGCGATTGTTCATACTCATTCAACTTTTGCAACTGCACTTTCAGTTGTTTACCAAAATGTACCCTTAATTTTAGTTGAAATGAAACCTTATTTAGGTGGTGATATAAAAGTATCTCCTTTTAAACCTGCGGGATCTGCTGAGCTTGGAGAAACAGTTTTACCATATTTAGAAAATAGAAATTCATGTATATTAGGAAACCACGGAACTATAAGTTGCGGAAGTGACATAGATGAAGCATTTTTAGCTGCTGAATATGTAGAAGATGCAGCCAAGATATACTATTATGCAAAAACATTAGGTGATCCTAGGATATTAGATTTATAG
- a CDS encoding APC family permease — translation MKKLSFFELLIMGVGQIIGSGIMVLLCIAIGMTGKGVAISFAVAGIIVIIPTISIAALGSAIPNAGGMYTYVRDLIGKKTAFFYVALLVFGQFILAQYAIGFADYAKELFPFINVHIVAAIMMTFVFLVNIVGLKSSVFLQRFVVSILVLSLLAFVGFGLPQVNDFTSFFTLKNTIPQGIGNFLAASVLVRYALIGAEFLSEFGGDSKNPGRDIPYAMLASTFSVSVLYLFIAIVAAGVLPIEEVAFKNLGIVAKKILPNWMYLVFMIGGGMAALLSSLNAVFAWATKGIKAAINDGWLPKKLAQENKMFKTPHWLLLMYYIAGMIPIILGQEIRAISVIGTNIGLIFSIFPVIAVMFLLKKNPDAYEKAAFKLPKWAMYVIPVISIVIYIIGFMSSYSYLKEQGAIIPMFIFCLVVLIYAWWKEPRINK, via the coding sequence ATGAAAAAATTGAGTTTTTTTGAGCTTTTAATAATGGGAGTTGGTCAAATTATAGGGTCGGGTATCATGGTTTTACTTTGTATAGCGATAGGAATGACAGGAAAAGGAGTTGCAATTTCTTTTGCTGTTGCAGGTATTATAGTAATTATTCCTACGATATCAATAGCAGCATTGGGTTCAGCTATACCTAACGCAGGTGGAATGTATACTTATGTAAGAGATTTAATAGGCAAAAAAACAGCTTTTTTCTATGTTGCACTTTTAGTATTTGGTCAATTTATACTTGCTCAATATGCAATAGGATTTGCCGATTATGCAAAAGAATTATTCCCTTTTATAAATGTTCATATAGTGGCTGCTATAATGATGACTTTTGTATTTTTAGTTAATATTGTAGGCTTAAAAAGCAGTGTATTTTTACAAAGATTCGTAGTTTCAATACTTGTATTGTCATTACTTGCTTTTGTAGGTTTTGGATTACCGCAGGTAAATGATTTTACATCTTTTTTTACTTTAAAAAATACTATCCCACAAGGAATTGGAAATTTTTTAGCAGCTTCGGTTTTAGTAAGATATGCACTAATAGGTGCAGAATTTTTATCTGAGTTCGGGGGAGATTCTAAAAATCCAGGAAGAGATATACCGTATGCAATGCTTGCATCAACATTTTCAGTTTCTGTTTTATATTTATTTATTGCTATAGTTGCAGCAGGAGTTTTACCTATTGAAGAAGTAGCATTTAAAAATTTAGGTATAGTTGCTAAAAAAATTTTACCTAACTGGATGTATCTTGTATTTATGATAGGTGGAGGAATGGCAGCACTTCTTTCATCATTAAATGCAGTATTTGCTTGGGCGACAAAAGGTATAAAAGCTGCTATAAATGACGGGTGGTTACCTAAAAAACTGGCTCAAGAAAATAAAATGTTTAAAACTCCACATTGGCTTTTACTTATGTATTATATCGCAGGAATGATACCTATTATTTTAGGACAGGAAATTAGAGCAATTTCAGTTATAGGAACTAACATAGGATTAATATTTTCTATATTTCCTGTAATAGCTGTAATGTTTTTACTTAAAAAAAATCCTGACGCTTATGAAAAAGCAGCATTTAAATTACCTAAGTGGGCTATGTATGTTATACCTGTTATAAGCATAGTTATATATATAATAGGATTTATGTCAAGCTACAGTTACTTAAAAGAACAGGGAGCTATAATTCCTATGTTTATATTTTGCTTGGTAGTACTTATTTATGCATGGTGGAAAGAGCCTAGAATTAATAAATAA
- a CDS encoding iron-containing alcohol dehydrogenase yields the protein MKDFKFQNGAKIIFGESSLSYLKEELLKFNVKKMLILSSGDFIKDLGIYDEIINVCENLNISYFYENKVVPNPKLELARELINLCKKENIDFILAVGGGSSVDTAKAVAVGAKSDIDVWDFYLYKSEPTKALPIGVISTIASSGSETSNASILSSDENKLGIEYDFLIPKFAILNPLYLESVPKFQMFAGITDISAHLLERYFTSVKFVDTTDYMIEGMLKSLFLNVERLLKDNKNRNALSEIFFISVIAHNNLLDCGRISDWASHRIEHELSQEYGITHGEGMATVLPAYIRYMADKAPEKLAQLANRLFGYDYKNYSEKELALLLADKLEQIYISIGMRTKLSNFNIKDDKFTKMAIKATKNDKMKIGHYTGLSLSEVIEVLKFAL from the coding sequence ATGAAAGATTTTAAGTTTCAAAATGGTGCCAAAATAATATTTGGAGAAAGCAGTTTATCATATTTAAAAGAAGAACTTTTAAAATTTAACGTAAAAAAAATGTTAATACTTAGTAGTGGAGATTTTATAAAAGATTTAGGAATATATGATGAGATTATAAATGTATGTGAAAATTTAAATATTAGTTATTTTTATGAAAATAAAGTTGTACCCAATCCAAAACTTGAACTTGCAAGAGAATTAATAAATTTATGTAAAAAAGAAAATATAGACTTCATATTAGCTGTAGGAGGAGGCTCAAGTGTTGATACGGCAAAAGCTGTAGCTGTAGGAGCTAAAAGTGACATTGATGTTTGGGATTTTTATTTATATAAATCAGAACCTACGAAAGCACTTCCAATCGGTGTTATATCAACAATTGCTTCAAGCGGTTCGGAAACTTCTAATGCCTCTATTCTTTCAAGTGATGAAAACAAGCTTGGAATAGAATATGATTTTTTAATTCCGAAATTTGCAATATTAAACCCGTTATATTTGGAATCTGTTCCAAAATTTCAAATGTTTGCAGGAATTACAGATATATCAGCTCATTTACTTGAAAGATATTTTACATCTGTTAAATTTGTAGATACAACAGATTATATGATAGAGGGAATGCTTAAATCTTTGTTTTTAAATGTTGAAAGATTATTAAAAGACAATAAAAATAGAAATGCATTATCAGAAATATTTTTTATTTCAGTAATAGCTCATAATAACTTATTGGATTGTGGTAGAATTTCAGACTGGGCATCGCATAGAATAGAACATGAATTATCACAAGAATATGGTATAACACATGGAGAAGGTATGGCTACAGTTTTGCCGGCATATATAAGGTACATGGCAGATAAAGCTCCTGAAAAACTTGCACAATTAGCAAATAGATTATTTGGGTATGATTATAAAAATTATTCTGAAAAAGAACTTGCATTATTACTTGCTGATAAATTGGAGCAAATATACATTTCTATTGGAATGAGAACAAAACTTTCAAACTTTAACATAAAAGATGATAAATTTACTAAAATGGCTATTAAAGCTACCAAAAATGATAAAATGAAAATCGGACATTATACGGGTCTTTCTTTAAGTGAAGTTATAGAAGTTTTAAAATTTGCACTTTAA